The Streptomyces nigra genome includes the window GCGCCCCGGGCGCCTGAGTCGAGGGCTACTCAAGTACCCCTGTATCAGACCTGAGTCATGGTGCTCCTCATACCGTGACGAGCTACGAACGCGCGGCGAGGACCCTGGATCCGCCCTGGCCGTTCACCGGCCGGGAGAGCGAACTCGACCTGGTGCGCGCCTCGCTGGGCGCCGGCCGGGACGGTCTCGTCGTCAGCGGGCCGGTCGGCTGCGGCAAGACCCGGCTCGTCGCCGAGGCCACCCGCGCGACCGGGTGCGCCCGCGTGGCGGGCACTCCCGCGACCCGGCATCTGCGCTTCGCCGCGTTCGCGCACCTCGTCCCCGAGACGGCCTCCCTGCACGGCGCCCACCGGCGTCTGTCCGACAAACGGCTGCTCGTCGTCGACGACGCGCATCTGCTGGACGAGGCATCCGCCGCCCTCGTGCACCAACTGGCCGTCCACGGCCGCATCCGGCTCGTCGTCGTCACCACCGACGGCGCGCCCGCACCGGCCGCCGTCTCCCGGCTGTGGACCGGCGACCTGCTGCCGCGCCTCACCCTGGAGCCGCTGCACCGGGAGGACACCGCACGGCTGCTGGCGGGCGTACCCGGCGCCGACCTGGAGCCGCTCACCGTGAACCGGCTGCACCACCTGTGCCAGGGGGACCTGCGGCTGCTGCGCGACCTGGTCGACGCACTGCGCGAGGGCCGTCTGCTCAGCCGGGTCGACGGCACGGACACCTGGGCGTGGCGCGGGCCGCTGCCGGTCACCGCGACCGTGCGCGAGCGCGCGGCCGGGGTCCTGGACCGGTCGTGCCCCGGGGAGCGGGAGACGCTGCGGCGCCTCGCGTTCGCCGAGCCGTCGCCGCTCGACCCGGAGCGGGACGGCCTCGAGCCGCACACGCTGGAGCAGTTGGAGGCCGACGGGCTGGTCCACGTGGACGACGGCGGTGCCGTCCGGCTCGCGCACCCTCTCCACGGTCCCGTCCTGCGGGCCACGGCGGGACGGCTGCGGGCGCGGCGCCTGTCCCGTACGCCGGACCACTGGGGCCCCGCCCTGGAGGAGGAGCGTGCGGCGCTCCTCGGCCGTATCGAGCGGGCGGACGTCCGCACCGTCACCGCCCCGGTGGGGGAGTGGCTGGTCGCGGAGGACGCGCCGCTGCCGGCCGGATACGCGGCCGTACGCGCCCGCTACGCGCGCCTGCGCGGCGAGCTGCGGGAGGCGGCGGCCTGGGCCGGGGAAGGGCTGCGCGGCGCCGGGGACGACCCGGCCTGCCGGCGTGAACTGGCCCTCGTCGCGGCACAGTCGGGCGACGTCCCGGCCGTGCCCACGATCGCGGGTGGCCGCCCCCACGGGGGTGGGGCGGTCACCCGTCCGGCGGCGGCCGGCCCGTCCGGAGCCGTCGAGGACGACGCGTACGACGCCGTACGCCTCGGCGCTCCCGGGCGGGCCGCGGGCCGTCTCACCGGGGTCTTCGCGGCACACGCCGAGGCGTTGGCGCGCGGTGACAGCAAGGCGCTGGACCGGGTGGCCGAGCGGTTGGAGGCGCGCGGCTTCCTGCTGTTCGCGGCCGAGGCGCACGCGCAGGCGGCGCGGCTGCACCGGGATCCCCGTGACGCCCGCACCTCACGCACGCGCGCGGTCGCGCTCGCCCGCCGCTGCCAGGGCGCCCGGACACCCGCGCTGTCCGGGCTGGCCCTCGGTGAACTCACCGCCCGGCAACGGCAGATCGTGGACCTGGCGGCCGTCGGTCTCAGCAACCGCGAGATCGCCGAGAAACTCACCCTGTCCGTCCGCACGGTGGGCAACCACCTCTACAGCGCCTACGCCCGCCTCGGCGCCGGCGACCGGGGCGCCCTGCCGTGGCTGGTGTCGGCGCGGGGCGCGCGCTCGGCCTGAACCGGCTTCGCCCTCACGCCGCCCCGAACGCGGTGAACGCCCACCCCGTCGCCCGGTGCAGTGCGTCGTCCGGCAGTGCCGCCCGCGCGTCGCGCAGCGCCTCCGCCAGGGACAGTCCGGCGCCCAGGCCCTCGAACCGGCGTCGCCCTCACGCCGCCCCGAACGCGGTGAACGCCCACCCCGTCGCCCGGTGCAGTGCGTCGTCCGGCAGTGCCGCCCGCGCGTCGCGCAGCGCCTCCGCCAGGGACAGTCCGGCGCCCAGGCCCTCGAACCGGCTTCGCCCTCACGCCGCCCCGAACGCGGTGAACGCCCACCCCGTCGCCCGGTGCAGTGCGTCGTCCGGCAGTGCCGCCCGCGCGTCGCGCAGCGCCTCCGCCAGGGACAGTCCGGCGCCCAGGCCCTTGTGGAGGGCCAGCATCAGCGGCACCACCGCCGCGTCGTTCACCGGTGCGCTGCACGCCACCACACCTGCCGTGCCCAGCGGCAGCAACGCCGTGACCAGGCCCAGCAGTTCGTCCGCGCCGACCGACGCGAAGCGGGCGGTGTCGCAGCAGGACAGAATGATCCGGTACGGGCTGCGGTCCAGCCGTTCGAAGTCGTGCACGACGATCGGGCCGTCCGCCATCCGCAGCGACGAGAACAGCGGGCTATCGGCCCGGAAGGCGCCGTGCGCCGCGATGTGCGCCAGCTCCGCCCCGTCCAGCTCCTCCAGCACCCGTGGCACCCGCGCGTCGGCGTGTTCGAGGACGACCGCGCCGCCGTACCGGACGGCCAGATGCGGCACCTCGGCGCCGCCCGTCGCCAGCCCCGGCCCGCGCACCAGCACATGCCGGCCCCGCCGGGGCGGCTCGGTCTCCCGGGCGCGCAGCCAGCTCGTCGCCGACGGCGACACGCTCACGACCCGCTCCCGCAGCGACGGCAGCAGCGCCCACGGCACCCGGTGCAGCCGGGCCGGCGGCACCACCACCAGGGGACCGTCGCCGAGCTGGGCCGCGGCGGGCCCCAGCAGCAGCTCCTCCAGGCGCCGCCCGGCGGCCTCCACCACCGGCAGCCGCGCCTCCGCCCCCGGATGCGCGAGCCGGCGCAGCCCGGCCTGGACGTGCTCGGCCTCCACCTCCGCCTCCGCGAGCAGCCCGGCCTCGAACCGGCGCACCCGCCCCTGCCCGCACAGCAGCACCTGGACCCGCCCGTCCAGCACGGCCAGCTCCACCAGCCGTACGTCGTCGCCGAGCCGGTCCAGCAGCCGCCCCGGGTCGAAGCGGTGCCCGTCGCCCGGGGCGTCGCCCCGCATGTGCAGGGTCCGGGCGCGGATCTCCCGTTCCAGGCGCCGCTGTTCGCGATCCAGCGCCGGTATCGGGCGGGCGTCCATCCGGGCTGCCTCGGCGCGCGCCGCGATCTCCCGGAACGCCGTCAGGTCGCTCTGCAGCTGGGGATCGGCGGGCGGTCTGGTCGGGGGCGCCGACAGCGCCGTCGCCCGCCACCGCTCGCTCCACACCAGGAGCCGGCGCGGCCCGCCGGTCTCCAGGCTGGCCTGCTGCGCCAGCGCCGCGAGTTCCGCGCCCTGCGCGCTCGCGCGGGCCCGCAGCTCCGAGGCGCCCAGCGTCATCCGGTGCGCGTCCAGCACGTCCAGTCCCCGTCGGCATGCCTCGAGGACCCCGCGTCCCGATCCGGCGGCCCTGGCTCGCAGCGCCTGCGCCG containing:
- a CDS encoding CHAT domain-containing protein, which translates into the protein MVFAAPNDALARAEGVLDADPSPLHASVAHQVIGIWQRDWGDMRIALHHLRRARDLAARAESAEREADVLAALGVASVHAGRTQQGLAALERGVERVSGHPRARVLFRRAYARWVLGHHREALEDVRRAVPVLRQADDVIWTARALTLRATVHLALGAVDRADADFTAAETLWDTTGQEHDKADAVESRGLAAFRSGDIPAALRLLDEAEERYAKLGTPTFMLSIRRCEVLMAAGLAPEALAEADAAIAVLDGIGGQSTRKAELLLAAATAARLAGDAHTAIARADMAVRLFTGQRRPWWEAHARLVLIEARVAAGRSSGRLVADTAAVAERLASFGAPAAPEASLLAGRIALGLGWRADAERHLALAARSRRSGPPLARMTGWAAQALRARAAGSGRGVLEACRRGLDVLDAHRMTLGASELRARASAQGAELAALAQQASLETGGPRRLLVWSERWRATALSAPPTRPPADPQLQSDLTAFREIAARAEAARMDARPIPALDREQRRLEREIRARTLHMRGDAPGDGHRFDPGRLLDRLGDDVRLVELAVLDGRVQVLLCGQGRVRRFEAGLLAEAEVEAEHVQAGLRRLAHPGAEARLPVVEAAGRRLEELLLGPAAAQLGDGPLVVVPPARLHRVPWALLPSLRERVVSVSPSATSWLRARETEPPRRGRHVLVRGPGLATGGAEVPHLAVRYGGAVVLEHADARVPRVLEELDGAELAHIAAHGAFRADSPLFSSLRMADGPIVVHDFERLDRSPYRIILSCCDTARFASVGADELLGLVTALLPLGTAGVVACSAPVNDAAVVPLMLALHKGLGAGLSLAEALRDARAALPDDALHRATGWAFTAFGAA
- a CDS encoding LuxR C-terminal-related transcriptional regulator, with amino-acid sequence MTSYERAARTLDPPWPFTGRESELDLVRASLGAGRDGLVVSGPVGCGKTRLVAEATRATGCARVAGTPATRHLRFAAFAHLVPETASLHGAHRRLSDKRLLVVDDAHLLDEASAALVHQLAVHGRIRLVVVTTDGAPAPAAVSRLWTGDLLPRLTLEPLHREDTARLLAGVPGADLEPLTVNRLHHLCQGDLRLLRDLVDALREGRLLSRVDGTDTWAWRGPLPVTATVRERAAGVLDRSCPGERETLRRLAFAEPSPLDPERDGLEPHTLEQLEADGLVHVDDGGAVRLAHPLHGPVLRATAGRLRARRLSRTPDHWGPALEEERAALLGRIERADVRTVTAPVGEWLVAEDAPLPAGYAAVRARYARLRGELREAAAWAGEGLRGAGDDPACRRELALVAAQSGDVPAVPTIAGGRPHGGGAVTRPAAAGPSGAVEDDAYDAVRLGAPGRAAGRLTGVFAAHAEALARGDSKALDRVAERLEARGFLLFAAEAHAQAARLHRDPRDARTSRTRAVALARRCQGARTPALSGLALGELTARQRQIVDLAAVGLSNREIAEKLTLSVRTVGNHLYSAYARLGAGDRGALPWLVSARGARSA